CGCCACAGCGCCAAGGGGAAAGCTGGAGCGGGCGACACGCAGGTCGACGCTCACCGCAAAAGTAGCAGCACGACGCCCGTCATGGCGACGACCGCGCCGATGACCGCGCGCAGCGTCACGCGGTCGCCAGTGGCAGCGGCGAGGGGCAGGATCCAGATGGGCGTGGTCGACAGCAGCGTCTGCGTCGGACCGGCCGGGGCGTTGTCGAAGGCGGCCTGCTGGAGCCAGATGCCGCCGAAGGTGCCCATCAGCGCCGCCGCCGCGACGTAGAGCCAGACGCGCCCCGGCACGCCGCCGGTACGCTTTCCATTGCCCATGATGATCGCCAGCGGGATGAGTGCGATCGTGGAGATGCCCAGCCGGAAAAACGCCGTCGTCAGCGGTGGGAGGTCGCTGTCGAGCAGCGCCTGGCGATTGATGAGGGCACCGATCGCTTGGCCCAGCGCCGCGAGAAGCCCGAGCAGCAGACCGGCTCGGAAGGACGAATCACCCACAAAGTCAGGTCGCTGCGACCCTGCGGGTCGCAGTCGGTCGAAAGCTCCCGCACGGTCCGCTGCGACCCGCTGGGTCGCAGCTACCTGCGAGTCCTCCACTTTCCCAGTCGTTCGTTCGAGGACGACCCAGGTGACGCCGGTGATCGTGAGCGCGATGCCGACGAGTTGCCACGGTCCCAGGCGTTCGCCGAGGAACGCGACGCCGCCCAGGACGGTCATGGGCGTGCTGGTCAGGAAGAGCAGGGCGACGCGGCGCGGGCCGATGCGGTTGACGCTGGCGAAGTAGCACGAGTCGCCCGCCGTGATGCCGATGACGCCGCTGATCGCCAACAGCAGCAGCACGCGCATCGGCTCGTCGGCCAGCGTTTTAAACGCGCTTGGCTGGGTGATCGCCAGCACCACACCGAAGAGCAGTGTGACGGCGACGCCCTTGATCGCGTTGAGCCGGACCGGCGAGATGGCGGTGCCGGCCTTGCCGTAGAGGATCGTCGCCGCCGCCCACAGCATCGCCGCGGTCACGGCCGCGGTGTAGCCGAGTGTCTCGCCTGTCACGACGACGTCCCTGCCGCGCTGGCGTTGCTACCCACCGCCACTGGCTCAGGCGTCGGCGTGGTCGTTGGACGCTGCCAGCGAAGGTGCATGCGCCAGTGGGCGTCGTCGCGCTCCGGAAAGTCGAGCCGGTAGTGCACGCCGCGACTCTCCGTGCGTGCCTCTGCCGCGGCGGCGACGAGGGAGCAGACGCCCAGCATGTTCTGAAGCTCCCACCCCTGCTTGATCGCGGCTGCGTCGCCGTTGACGAAGCCCGTGCCACCCAGCGTCTTGTCCATGACGTAGCGACCCCAGAAGTCGATGATTTCCCGGGTTTCCCCAAGGCGATCGCCGGTCCGCTCAATGCCGGCGTTGCGCCACATGACGCTCCTCAGGCTGCTGCGGACGTCGGAGATGTCCAGCTGCGTGCGATCGCTGGCGGGTTGATCGTGACGCAGCTTCTGTGGGAACGTGTCGCCGACGTCACTCGCCGCGGCGGCTGCGTGGATGCCGGCCCGACAGCCGAAGGCCAAGCCCTCGAGCAGCGAGTTGCTCGCCAGGCGATTGGCCCCGTGCAGGCCGGAGCAGGCGACCTCGCCCACGGCATACAGGCCGGGCACGGTCGTCTGCCCGTCGTGATCGCTCGCGACGCCGCCAATGAAGTAGTGGGCGGACGGGTGGACCGGAATCGGCTTCTTCGTCGGGTCGAGGTCGAAGTCGCCGCACAGCCGCATGATCGTCGGGAACCGCTTGCGGAAGGCGTCGGCGTCGAGGTGCCGCACGTCGAGGTAGACGTGCGTGTGGCCGGTCTTGCGGATCTGCTCGACGATGCCGCGGCTGACGACGTCGCGTGGTGCGAGCTCGCCGTCCGGGTGGTAGTCGTGCATGAAGCGGTGCCCGTCGCGGTCGATCAGTCGGCCGCCCTCGCCTCGGACGGCTTCGGTGACGAGCGCTCGCGCGCTGCCGGCGACGTAGAGCGTGGTCGGGTGGAACTGCATGAGCTCCACGTCCTTCAGCACGGCCCCGGCACGCCAGGCCATCGCGTGGCCGTCGCCGGTGGCGATCTTCGGATTGGTCGTCTCGCGGAAGAGCATGCCCGCGCCGCCGGTGGCGAGGATGGTGCGCTTGGCCCAGACGACCGTCAACCGACTGTCGATGATCGCAAGGCACCCGACGGCCGCGTTGTTGTTATCCGTGTCGGTGAGCACGTCGAGCGCGAAGGCCTTCTCGACGACGCTGATGCTCTCGCGTTCGCGAACGGTGCGGACGAGCGTGTTGGACAGCTCCTGGCCCGTCGCGTCGCCGAACGCGTGGAGAATGCGGGCGGCGGAGTGACCGGCTTCGAGGCCGAAGGCGAGGTCATAGGGGTTGCCCTGGGCGGCGTCTTTGTCGAAGTTCGCGCCCCATTCCAGCAGCTCCAGCACCCGGGCGGGGCCTTCCTCGACGACGAGTCGGACACTCGCCTCGTCGCACAGGCCCGCCCCGACGCCGATCGTGTCGGCGAGGTGGGCGTCGGTGGAATCCAGCGGCGAGAGCACGGCAGCGATGCCGCCCTGGGCGTACCACGTGTTGCTCTCGACCACCGTGTCCTTGGCGAGCAGGATGACGTCGCTTCCAGCGTCGGCCGCGGCGATGGCGGCCCGGAGCCCAGCGACTCCGCCTCCGACGACCAGGACGTCGCACTGCCGCTGGGGCAGACGTCCCGCCTTGAACGGCACGAGGTATCGGCGGCTTGTCAGCGCGTTCGCCACCGGCCAGCGTAGGGAGCAGCGGCCGGGCGCTGCCCAGTTTCAAGAGAACCCGGACGGCAACTCCGTCATCGCAATCGGATCGCAGCAGAGTCGAGGGACCTCGTCGTCGCCTTCGGTCACGGGCCAGAATCAGGCGAGGTCCTTCGACTCGCTGCGCTCGCTCGGGATGACGGAGTGGAGGATCGGAGACGCTCTAGTGCTTTGGCAGTGTGAGCGTGAAAATAGCGCCTTTCCCCAGTTCGCCCGATACTTCTATTCGGCCGGCATGGGCTTCTGCTATACGTTTGGTGATTGCAAGCCCGAGGCCGGTTCCACCTTTACGTCTTGTGTAATAAGGATCGAATAGTCGAGACCGATCTTCAATTGATATTCCTGGGCCAGTGTCGGCGACGGCGATGGCGATCTCTCGGCCGCGGGGCTCGACGGCGACGCGGACGGTGCCGCCGGCGGGGGTGTGTTGGACCGCGTTGAGGAGCAGGTTCAAGAGCGCCTGCTTGAGCAGGTTGGCATCGGCGTTCGCGACGGCGGGGCGAACGCCCGCCGTGTCGAGCGTGACCCGCGAGGCTGAGGCTTGCGGCGACAAGAAATCGACAAGATCGAGCGTCACCTCGTCGACCGCGACGGCGGAAAGTTGGGGCTCGATCTGACCGGCGTATCTGAGGAAGCCGTCGAGAATTTCACGGAGACGGCCCGCTTCTTTATGGACGCCGTCTAGTCGCCGACGCATACGCGCCAGTACCCGACGGCGTTCATCCAGCTCGGGACCGCGGGCGGTGGCGGTGGCTTCGAGGCGGTCGACGCGATCGTCCAACTCTTCCCGAAGGAGTTGCAAGTTGAGCTGGAGTGTGGATAGCGGATTCTTGATCTCGTGGGCGAGACCAGCGGTGAGCATGCCGAGCTCCCCCATGCGCTCCACGTGGGCCGCCCGTCGCTCGAGCCGGACGACCTTCCGTAGGCCCCACCAGAGCAGGAGCAGCAGAGCGATCCCGACGAGGCTCGCCCCGACGAGCATGCCGCTCGCAAACCCCTCGGCCATCGGTAGAAACGGAACCAACGCGACAGGTTACGCCCGGGCCGTCGTAGCCGGCCTGGGTGCGATCAGCCGACGAAGGCTTCGTCCGGATCGTCCAGCGGCAGTCCGTGGTAGAGGTCGGTCTCGCGTTTGCCGACGGTGGTGGGCTTTTCCTGAGGAAAATCGTCCTTCTTCGGCTGCTTCGGATCGTCGCGCGACGACAGGTCCTTTCGGATGGCCTGTCGCTTCTGGCGTCGCTCCTTGCGTGAGGCCTTGGACTTGGAAGGCTCCTTCTCACCCGGCTCGGGCGGAGCCGGCGGGGCTAAACGCTTGACGGCTAGGGCACTCAGGCCCTTGTCGCCCTGGGAGAGCACGTAGGAGATTTTCTCGCCGTCCTTGAGGACGCGAAAGCCGTCGCCGGTGATGGCGCTGAAGTGGACGAAGACGTCTTCGCCCTCGGGTCCGTCGACGAAGCCGAAGCCCTTTTTGACGTCGAACCATTTGACCTCGCCCTCGACGCGATCGCCTTCTTCCTCAACGACTTCGGCCGGTGCCGCATCAGCCGGCGGGGCATCGTCGGTGGGAGCGGGGGCGTCTTCGACCTGTTCTTGGGCGACTTCGGGCATGCGGTTTGGGGATGGAACTGCTCGGAACTTCACGCCGGCCAAGGCGGCCGGGCGTGGCGAGCCTACGGAACTCGCCCGACTTCGCAAGCCGACTTCCCAGCCGGCGGTCGGGATATGGGCGGCTTAGGGTCTGTCGATGCCACGCGAGCGAGTCGTCTCCGCCCAGGCCCGCTCCGACGAAGCCGCTGCCGGCAAGGCGGACAAGCCGCTTCACGCGACGCTCCGGCCCGAGCGGTTCGACCATTACGTTGGCCAGCGGGACCTGCTGCGGAAGCTGCGGATCACCGTCCAGGCGGCTGATCAGCGGGGCGAGCCGGTTGACCACACGCTCTTCCACGGCCCGCCGGGCTTGGGCAAGACGACGCTGGCCCACGTGATCGCCAACGAGATCGGCACCAAGGCCCACGTCACGGCCGGGCCGGCTCTGACGAAACCGGCGGATCTGGTCGGCGTGGTGACGAGCCTCGGCACTGGCGACGTGCTCTTCATCGACGAGATCCACCGCCTCAGCCGCGTCGTCGAGGAGTACCTCTACGTGGCGATGGAGGACTACAAAATTGACATCACCCTCGACTCCGGCAGCCACGCCCGCGTCGTCACGATGCCGGTCAAGCCGTTCACGCTCGTAGGTGCCACAACCCGCATTGGCTTGCTGACGGCACCCATGCGGGCACGGTTCGGCTTGGTCGAACACCTCGATTTCTACCCGCCGGCGGACCTTTTGGTGATCCTGCAGGCCAACGCCCAGAAGCTCGGCGTGAAGGCGGAGGCAACGGCCTTGGAGGAGCTGTCGCACCGCAGCCGGGGCACGCCGCGGGTGGCGAATCGGTTGCTTCGGCGGGTGCGCGACTTCGCCAGCGTCGAGGGTGACGGCGACATCACGGCCGACCTGTGCCGGCGTGCGTTGGAGCTGGAGGGCATCGACGCGATCGGCCTGGATGCGCTGGACCGCAGCTTCCTGCGTGCTCTGATCGACGTCTACAGCGGCGGGCCTGCGGGCATCGAGGCGGTCGCTGCGACGCTCGGCGAGGAGCGTGACACGCTCGAGGACGTCATCGAGCCCTATCTCCTCCAGCAGGGCCTGCTCGCGCGAACCCGGCAGGGCAGGCGTGTGACGAAGAAGGCGTACGACCACCTCGGGCTTCCGATGCCGGAGTCGGCCGATTCCGGGCTTTTTGCTTAGTTTTCCTTGAAAACAAGCCGGCCCACGGACGCTCGTCCGTGGGCCGGCATCGATCGAATCGCAGGGCGATTACTCCTCGGTTGCGGCGAGGGCGACGAGGGCCTGGGCGATCTTGACGTACTTGAGGTTGGCCAGCTCTTCGACGGTGTCGACGCCGAAGGCTTCCTTGAGGTGCTTGGAGTCGCCTTCGCTGACGCCCTGGATGGCGTGCGGGGGCATCTTGATGATCTCGCGGAGCGGCTTGGTCTCCAGATCCTTCATGACGGCGTTGTTGATATTCATGGGACGCGGAGCTTATCAAAAACTGGCCACGATCGCCTAGGCGCGATCTATCGGACGTCAGCTCTTCATCCGATCCAGCAGCACCACAGCCATCGGTCCGAAGATGAAGACCGGCACCCAGCACACCAGAGCCGGCCAGCGCATCGTCAGGGCGGCGGGCAGGGCCTCGGGCGGCTCGCGGGCGATCATCTGGCAGAGGAAGATCGTCCCCATGGCCGAGCCGATCAGCAGCAAAGTGCGACCCGCGGCCTTGCGGAGCTCGCCCGGCTGACGTGTCAGCACGGCCGGTACGGCCAGCAGGATCAGGACGAGGTTCATGACGTGCCCAGCCAGCCTCGCGTGCTTTGCCCGCACGAGGTCCGGCGGTGCTCCGCCTCGAAGGGCGGCACCCTCGAGCAGGTCGGTGATCTGGCCGGTCGACAGCAGGTCGTAGTAGCTGCCGCCGGCTCCGACGGAGAGGTCGGCGGCGCGGGCGAGCTCGACGTCCTTCGGGCGAAGCACCGTTTCCCACGTTTGCGTCGCCCGGAGGTTGGCATCGCTCATGGTGCCGAAGTCGGCGCGTTCGAGCACGTCGTCATTGCGCAGGCCGTTGGTCAGCAGCCAGGACGAGGTTGCCGGGTCGAAGACGGCCTCGTCCGCGGTGAGCAGGCCGAGACGGACGTCGCCGTCTTCGCCGGTGGGGCGATCGATGACGGTGACATCGACGGCCGTCGCGGGTCGAGCGCCGTCGGTGCTGGCGGGCGTGAACTGGGCGGCCATGAAGACGGTGCCGTCTCCGGCGGGCGTGGGTTCGACGATGAACGACTCGCGCTCGCCCGAGGCCGCCTCCCAGCGTTCGAGCGTCAACCAGCCGGCCATGCGTGGGACGACGAGCTCCTGGTTGATCGGCTGGACGACGAAGTTGATCGCCGCCGCCGCGACGACGATCGGAGCGGCGACGCGAATCAACGGCACGCCCGCCGCGAGCAGCGCGGTCAGCTCGTTGAACCGGCTCATCCGCATCAGCGTGAACGCCGCCGCGACCACCGGGATGATGCCGGCGAGCTGGCCGTAGATGAACAGGCCCTGTGCGGTGTAGTACAGCACGACGCCGCGCATCGCCTCCCAGAACGACCTGGTCTCGTCGCCGCCGCGGGCGATCTCGTCGAAGTTGAAGAAGGCGTCCATCATCACGTACAGCCCGACGAGGACGACGAGGCTCGCGAGGTAGTTGCGGACGAAGGCCGCGAGGATGGTGCGGTCGATGGTCTTCAACGCGATGGTCGGGTCGAGGCGGTCGACGGAACGAGGTCGGTGCGAACGTACAGGCGGCGGCGATCGCCCGCGACGAATCGATAGCCGGCGGTAAGCGCGTCCTCCTGCGGGTAGTCGAATCGCCCAAGGATCAGAATGTCGGGCCGGTTGGCTTCGATCATGTCGGCGATGGCGGCGTCGCTGAGTTCGCCGCGGCGACGACGTTTCATCGACGGCACGGCCGCCTCTGGCAGCGGCAGTCGACCGGCGGCGATGGCGAGCATTGTGTCGTCCGCGTAGGCGTAGCCGAAGCCGTCTTCGGGCCTGAGATCGAGCGCCGCGGGCAACACGTCGGCCGGAAGCTGTTGCGATCGGACGCGGCCGTGCTCGCCGGCATCGCCGA
This sequence is a window from Planctomycetota bacterium. Protein-coding genes within it:
- a CDS encoding DMT family transporter, producing the protein MTGETLGYTAAVTAAMLWAAATILYGKAGTAISPVRLNAIKGVAVTLLFGVVLAITQPSAFKTLADEPMRVLLLLAISGVIGITAGDSCYFASVNRIGPRRVALLFLTSTPMTVLGGVAFLGERLGPWQLVGIALTITGVTWVVLERTTGKVEDSQVAATQRVAADRAGAFDRLRPAGSQRPDFVGDSSFRAGLLLGLLAALGQAIGALINRQALLDSDLPPLTTAFFRLGISTIALIPLAIIMGNGKRTGGVPGRVWLYVAAAALMGTFGGIWLQQAAFDNAPAGPTQTLLSTTPIWILPLAAATGDRVTLRAVIGAVVAMTGVVLLLLR
- the nadB gene encoding L-aspartate oxidase, producing the protein MANALTSRRYLVPFKAGRLPQRQCDVLVVGGGVAGLRAAIAAADAGSDVILLAKDTVVESNTWYAQGGIAAVLSPLDSTDAHLADTIGVGAGLCDEASVRLVVEEGPARVLELLEWGANFDKDAAQGNPYDLAFGLEAGHSAARILHAFGDATGQELSNTLVRTVRERESISVVEKAFALDVLTDTDNNNAAVGCLAIIDSRLTVVWAKRTILATGGAGMLFRETTNPKIATGDGHAMAWRAGAVLKDVELMQFHPTTLYVAGSARALVTEAVRGEGGRLIDRDGHRFMHDYHPDGELAPRDVVSRGIVEQIRKTGHTHVYLDVRHLDADAFRKRFPTIMRLCGDFDLDPTKKPIPVHPSAHYFIGGVASDHDGQTTVPGLYAVGEVACSGLHGANRLASNSLLEGLAFGCRAGIHAAAAASDVGDTFPQKLRHDQPASDRTQLDISDVRSSLRSVMWRNAGIERTGDRLGETREIIDFWGRYVMDKTLGGTGFVNGDAAAIKQGWELQNMLGVCSLVAAAAEARTESRGVHYRLDFPERDDAHWRMHLRWQRPTTTPTPEPVAVGSNASAAGTSS
- a CDS encoding HAMP domain-containing sensor histidine kinase, producing MGELGMLTAGLAHEIKNPLSTLQLNLQLLREELDDRVDRLEATATARGPELDERRRVLARMRRRLDGVHKEAGRLREILDGFLRYAGQIEPQLSAVAVDEVTLDLVDFLSPQASASRVTLDTAGVRPAVANADANLLKQALLNLLLNAVQHTPAGGTVRVAVEPRGREIAIAVADTGPGISIEDRSRLFDPYYTRRKGGTGLGLAITKRIAEAHAGRIEVSGELGKGAIFTLTLPKH
- a CDS encoding cold shock domain-containing protein, producing the protein MPEVAQEQVEDAPAPTDDAPPADAAPAEVVEEEGDRVEGEVKWFDVKKGFGFVDGPEGEDVFVHFSAITGDGFRVLKDGEKISYVLSQGDKGLSALAVKRLAPPAPPEPGEKEPSKSKASRKERRQKRQAIRKDLSSRDDPKQPKKDDFPQEKPTTVGKRETDLYHGLPLDDPDEAFVG
- the ruvB gene encoding Holliday junction branch migration DNA helicase RuvB; the encoded protein is MPRERVVSAQARSDEAAAGKADKPLHATLRPERFDHYVGQRDLLRKLRITVQAADQRGEPVDHTLFHGPPGLGKTTLAHVIANEIGTKAHVTAGPALTKPADLVGVVTSLGTGDVLFIDEIHRLSRVVEEYLYVAMEDYKIDITLDSGSHARVVTMPVKPFTLVGATTRIGLLTAPMRARFGLVEHLDFYPPADLLVILQANAQKLGVKAEATALEELSHRSRGTPRVANRLLRRVRDFASVEGDGDITADLCRRALELEGIDAIGLDALDRSFLRALIDVYSGGPAGIEAVAATLGEERDTLEDVIEPYLLQQGLLARTRQGRRVTKKAYDHLGLPMPESADSGLFA
- a CDS encoding LptF/LptG family permease, with product MKTIDRTILAAFVRNYLASLVVLVGLYVMMDAFFNFDEIARGGDETRSFWEAMRGVVLYYTAQGLFIYGQLAGIIPVVAAAFTLMRMSRFNELTALLAAGVPLIRVAAPIVVAAAAINFVVQPINQELVVPRMAGWLTLERWEAASGERESFIVEPTPAGDGTVFMAAQFTPASTDGARPATAVDVTVIDRPTGEDGDVRLGLLTADEAVFDPATSSWLLTNGLRNDDVLERADFGTMSDANLRATQTWETVLRPKDVELARAADLSVGAGGSYYDLLSTGQITDLLEGAALRGGAPPDLVRAKHARLAGHVMNLVLILLAVPAVLTRQPGELRKAAGRTLLLIGSAMGTIFLCQMIAREPPEALPAALTMRWPALVCWVPVFIFGPMAVVLLDRMKS